The nucleotide window GGTCTGCCTGGGCGCGGTGCTGACCCAGAGCACGAGCTGGGGGAACGTGGAACGGGCGCTGGCGGCCCTTCGGGAGGCGACGGACCTGGATTTCGCCAAACTCCGCGCGCTTTCGGAGGGTAAACTGGCGCGGCTCGTCCGCCCGGCGGGGTTCTTCCGCCAGAAGGCGGAACGGCTCAAGTTGCTCCTGGATTGGCTCGACGGGCGCTGCGACGGCGATTTCACCCGTTTCGACGCGATTCCCACTAAAGACCTGCGGGGGGAGCTCCTGGCCCTCCGGGGAATCGGCCCCGAGACGGCCGACTCGATTCTTCTGTACGCCCTTTCGAGGCCGGTCTTCGTCGTGGACGCCTACACCCGGCGCGTCGCGCATCGGCACGGCTGGAGCGACGAACGCGCGGGTTACGACGAGCTGGCGGCGCTCTTCACGACCCGCCTGCCCCGGGACCCGGGCGTCTACAACGAGTTCCACGCCCTCTTCGTCCGCCTGGGCAAGGAGCACTGCCGCAAGCGGAACCCCCGTTGCCACCCCTGCCCCTTGGTTGGTAAAATGGTGTACAGTTCATAGACAAGTACTGAATAGACAAGTATTAAAAAAGGAGATATATGAAAAAGGAACATAAAGCCTTGCTTATTTTCTTCATCCTAATTGCGATTGGGCTAGTTGCTTGGTGGTGGTTTGGATATAAACAGCTTAACGATTCCAACTTTGCGAATGTTTGGGTAGAAGCTGTCGAAAGTGGTAACTCGTCTAGGTTTAACGTACTTATCGAAGACCGTGGTTGGACTATGGAGGATGTTGCCACGTACACTGTCGAGTTGCTTAATGATGAAGGCCGTCTTGATAAGCTTGTGGACACTATCAGATCAAAAAGCCCAAACGCCGCTTATGAGTTTACAGCAGGTTACATACCGGCGTTCATACAAGCTGCTTACGGATATGGCTACTAACAAAGGAAATTGAGATTAAAAAGATATTCACTCAGACCCTGACGCCGTTCCTCGTCCTGGCCGTCGCGGGGTGCAGCGGGCACAGCTTCACCGGCGCGGCCCCCACCTCGAACCAGGGCCACTGGCTGGGCTACGGCGGCGGATTCGAGCGGAGGTTCCGCGCCGAGACGACCACCCAAACGCCGCTGGTCGAGGCCTGGCGCTTCGAGAGCGATCTCTGCCCCTGGGGGATGACGGTCCAGGATGGGGTGGCGGTGTACGCCGGCCTGCAGCACGGAATCTTCGGGCTGGACGCCGCGACGGGCGAGCAGCTCTGGTCCTGGACGCTCCCGGCCACCCCGGCCGCCGCGCCGGAAATCGTCGGGGACGCGGTTTACCTCGCGCTGGACCTGCCCCTGGGGGAGGTGTGGTGCCTCGATCTCCTCGACGGGACGCGCCGGTGGCGACAGCTCACGGACGAGCTGCCCCGGGCCCTAGTCGCCGACGACGGGGGGGTCTGGGTCCTTTCGAGCCGCGACCTCGTCCGCTTCCGCGCCATCGACGGCGAGCCGGTCGAGGACCACGAGCTGCCGGGCCGCCCGCTGGCCGGACCGCCGGTTCTGTGGGACTCGGAGCCGGTGCTCATGGTGAAGGGGCTCGCGGGCACGGGTCCCTGGAGCCCCGCGTGGGAAAAGACGGTCTGGTTCGACGGGGAGCCCGCGGCGGGGCCGGTGGTGACCGCCGGAGACGACCTGGCCTGGCTGGACCGCAATGGCGAGCTGGGCGTGTACGCGCGGGGGGAGGAAGAGCCGCGCTTCTACGCGACGCCCCTGACCGCGCCGCCCGCGGGGATGGCCTGTACCCCCGAGGGGCTGGTGCTCCTGGGGCGCGACCGCTCCCTCGCCGTGGCCTACGATGACGGAGAGATGAGGCCGGTTCTCGAACCGGCGGCCATCTGCCTCGCGCCGCCCGTGGTTACCGGCGACCTGGTCTGGATCGCCGAGGCCGAGGGGGATTTAATCGCGGTGGACCTGGCCTCGGGGGAGGAGGTGTACCGCTGGGCGACGGAGAAGCCGGTGCAGGGGCTGACCCCGTCGGACGGCGGCCTCTTGGTCACCACCGCCGACGGGGTCGGGATGCTCCTCGTCCCCGCCCCGGTCGGAGCCGAGGTTCCCGTCGAGGAGGCCGTTCCGGTGCCGGAGGAGGGAGAGGGCGGTGAGCCGTCCGCCGGGGAGACGGTTGCGCCGTGATTCCGCGGCGGGTTGGTTCGTGTCCCCTCTCCCTTCTAGGGAGAGGGTCAGGGTGAGGGTCGAGGTTGGTAGCGTAAAAACGGCGGGGATAGGAATCCCCGCCCTACATTCATCGAACGCCGCGAATCTACCCGTAGGGCGGCCCCTCTGCGGGCCGCCGCGTTTTTTAACGCGCAATCACCACCCGCCGGGTGAGGGAGCCGGAATCGGTCGCCAGG belongs to bacterium and includes:
- a CDS encoding PQQ-binding-like beta-propeller repeat protein — its product is MVEAWRFESDLCPWGMTVQDGVAVYAGLQHGIFGLDAATGEQLWSWTLPATPAAAPEIVGDAVYLALDLPLGEVWCLDLLDGTRRWRQLTDELPRALVADDGGVWVLSSRDLVRFRAIDGEPVEDHELPGRPLAGPPVLWDSEPVLMVKGLAGTGPWSPAWEKTVWFDGEPAAGPVVTAGDDLAWLDRNGELGVYARGEEEPRFYATPLTAPPAGMACTPEGLVLLGRDRSLAVAYDDGEMRPVLEPAAICLAPPVVTGDLVWIAEAEGDLIAVDLASGEEVYRWATEKPVQGLTPSDGGLLVTTADGVGMLLVPAPVGAEVPVEEAVPVPEEGEGGEPSAGETVAP
- a CDS encoding endonuclease III domain-containing protein; the protein is MDGGPDFREIYRALLARFGPQGWWPGETPLEVCLGAVLTQSTSWGNVERALAALREATDLDFAKLRALSEGKLARLVRPAGFFRQKAERLKLLLDWLDGRCDGDFTRFDAIPTKDLRGELLALRGIGPETADSILLYALSRPVFVVDAYTRRVAHRHGWSDERAGYDELAALFTTRLPRDPGVYNEFHALFVRLGKEHCRKRNPRCHPCPLVGKMVYSS